One Gadus chalcogrammus isolate NIFS_2021 chromosome 4, NIFS_Gcha_1.0, whole genome shotgun sequence DNA segment encodes these proteins:
- the LOC130381217 gene encoding uncharacterized protein LOC130381217 isoform X1, with protein sequence MTDAELDNMVRAIKTQMPNAGYRSVKGQLMAMGSRVQWERITDSMHRLDAAGILSRLARLGCTVRRSYSVRGPLALVHIDTNHKLIRYNLVIFGGVDGFSRKVLYLDAATNNRANTAFSFFLEATRLHGVPSRVRGDQGVENVDIAHFMFERRGTGRASFISGKSVHNQRIEWMWRDVWMAVTCIFYDVLHTLEEDGVLDIANIMHLFCVHYVFLPRLRSALQVFVAGWNHHPLRTERKHTPEQLWQMGHLNTPQDSEDLEDLQNRELDREGSLMTPEATVGGVQVPEFQPPLPAEDLAVLQSAINPLIDSDSNGYDLYIQVLEFVKHTLQHPID encoded by the exons ATGACTGACGCAGAGCTCGATAATATGGTCAGAGCTATTAAAACACAGATGCCCAATGCAGGGTACAGGAGTGTAAAGGGACAGCTCATGGCAATGGGTAGCCGTGTTCAATGGGAGAGGATTACAGACTCAATGCATCGTCTCGATGCAGCTGGAATCCTGTCCCGACTTGCAAGGCTTGGCTGCACTGTACGAAGATCATACTCAGTACGAGGTCCCCTTGCATTGGTGCACATTGACACAAACCATAAACTCATCAG GTACAACCTGGTAATATTTGGTGGAGTTGATGGATTTTCCAGAAAG GTCCTGTACTTGGATGCAGCAACCAACAACCGTGCCAATACAGCATTCTCCTTTTTCCTTGAGGCCACTCGCTTACATGGTGTTCCATCAAg GGTTCGTGGAGATCAAGGCGTTGAAAATGTGGACATTGCCCATTTCATGTTCGAGAGACGTGGAACCGGTCGAGCTAGCTTTATCTCGGGAAAGAGTGTACACAATCAAAG GATTGAATGGATGTGGCGAGATGTGTGGATGGCTGTGACTTGCATCTTTTATGATGTGCTTCACACGCTCGAGGAAGATGGTGTTTTGGACATAGCAAACATAATGCACCTTTTCTGCGTGCATTATGTCTTCCTGCCTCGCCTTCGATCAGCACTACAGGTCTTTGTAGCTGGCTGGAATCACCATCCCCTCAGAACGGAGAGAAAACACACCCCAGAGCAGCTGTGGCAGatgggacacctcaacactccacAGGACAGTGAAGATCTTGAG GACCTGCAAAATCGAGAACTGGACAGGGAGGGTTCCCTGATGACCCCAGAGGCCACTGTCGGAGGAGTTCAGGTCCCGGAATTTCAACCGCCTCTGCCTGCTGAAGATCTGGCAGTACTTCAGTCGGCAATCAACCCTTTAATTGATTCAGATTCAAATGGTTATGACCTTTATATACAGGTGTTAGAATTTGTTAAACACACGCTTCAACACCCCATTGATTAG
- the LOC130381217 gene encoding uncharacterized protein LOC130381217 isoform X2: protein MQLESCPDLQGLAALYEDHTQYNLVIFGGVDGFSRKVLYLDAATNNRANTAFSFFLEATRLHGVPSRVRGDQGVENVDIAHFMFERRGTGRASFISGKSVHNQRIEWMWRDVWMAVTCIFYDVLHTLEEDGVLDIANIMHLFCVHYVFLPRLRSALQVFVAGWNHHPLRTERKHTPEQLWQMGHLNTPQDSEDLEDLQNRELDREGSLMTPEATVGGVQVPEFQPPLPAEDLAVLQSAINPLIDSDSNGYDLYIQVLEFVKHTLQHPID, encoded by the exons ATGCAGCTGGAATCCTGTCCCGACTTGCAAGGCTTGGCTGCACTGTACGAAGATCATACTCA GTACAACCTGGTAATATTTGGTGGAGTTGATGGATTTTCCAGAAAG GTCCTGTACTTGGATGCAGCAACCAACAACCGTGCCAATACAGCATTCTCCTTTTTCCTTGAGGCCACTCGCTTACATGGTGTTCCATCAAg GGTTCGTGGAGATCAAGGCGTTGAAAATGTGGACATTGCCCATTTCATGTTCGAGAGACGTGGAACCGGTCGAGCTAGCTTTATCTCGGGAAAGAGTGTACACAATCAAAG GATTGAATGGATGTGGCGAGATGTGTGGATGGCTGTGACTTGCATCTTTTATGATGTGCTTCACACGCTCGAGGAAGATGGTGTTTTGGACATAGCAAACATAATGCACCTTTTCTGCGTGCATTATGTCTTCCTGCCTCGCCTTCGATCAGCACTACAGGTCTTTGTAGCTGGCTGGAATCACCATCCCCTCAGAACGGAGAGAAAACACACCCCAGAGCAGCTGTGGCAGatgggacacctcaacactccacAGGACAGTGAAGATCTTGAG GACCTGCAAAATCGAGAACTGGACAGGGAGGGTTCCCTGATGACCCCAGAGGCCACTGTCGGAGGAGTTCAGGTCCCGGAATTTCAACCGCCTCTGCCTGCTGAAGATCTGGCAGTACTTCAGTCGGCAATCAACCCTTTAATTGATTCAGATTCAAATGGTTATGACCTTTATATACAGGTGTTAGAATTTGTTAAACACACGCTTCAACACCCCATTGATTAG